In one Acanthochromis polyacanthus isolate Apoly-LR-REF ecotype Palm Island chromosome 20, KAUST_Apoly_ChrSc, whole genome shotgun sequence genomic region, the following are encoded:
- the si:ch73-206p6.1 gene encoding phospholipid scramblase 1 produces MNMYAVPNPGIPGCPPGLEYMTQVDQLLIKQKVELVEALVGFESNNKYEVRNSMGQNVFYAVEENDCLSRQCCGPLRPFTIHVLDNFGQEVITVTRPLKCMSCFFPCCLQELEVQSPPGNTVGYVQQQWHPFSPKFIVANEHNEPVLKIHGPFCGWSCLPDVDFEIVTMDEVNKIGKISKQWTGLLREAFTDSDNFGIQFPMDLDVRMKAVMIGACFLIDFMFFESTN; encoded by the exons ATGAATATGTATGCTGTGCCCAACCCGGGAATACCAGGCTGTCCACCAGGATTAGAATACATGACTCAG GTGGATCAGCTACTCATCAAACAGAAAGTTGAGCTTGTCGAAG CCCTTGTTGGTTTCGAGAGCAATAACAAGTACGAAGTCCGCAACTCCATGGGCCAGAATGTGTTCTACGCCGTCGAGGAGAACGACTGCCTGAGTCGACAGTGTTGCGGTCCGCTGCGTCCCTTCACCATCCACGTCCTCGACAATTTCGGACAGGAGGTCATCACGGTGACCAGGCCGCTAAAGTGCATGTCTTGCTTCTTCCCCTGTTGTTTACAAGAG CTGGAGGTGCAGTCTCCCCCCGGTAACACAGTGGGATACGTGCAACAACAGTGGCATCCGTTTTCTCCTAAATTCATCGTTGCAAATGAACACAACGAGCCTGTACTGAAGATCCACGGGCCTTTCTGTGGATGGAGCTGCCTTCCAGATGTTGACTTTGAG ATTGTGACGATGGATGAAGTCAATAAGATCGGGAAGATCAGTAAGCAGTGGACGGGACTACTTCGGGAAGctttcacagattcagacaacTTCGGTATCCAGTTTCCCATGGACCTGGATGTGAGAATGAAGGCGGTGATGATTGGCGCGTGTTTTCTCATT GATTTCATGTTCTTCGAGTCGACTAACTAG